CGATTACGCTTAAAGTCCGATCATATCCATCCCAATGCCGAAACCATGGAGCATATCATCTCTCCAGAGATTGAAGCGCAATTGTTGGAAGAGTTGGATTATCCCGATAAGGATCCGCATCAAAGCCCAATACCCTACCGCTCATGAGTATCGAAGCCTTTTACATCATCTTAACCGGAGCTTTGGTAGCGGCGAGCTCCGCATTATTGGGGAGCTTTTTGGTGCTTCGAAGAATGGCTATGTTGGGCGATGCTATATCCCATGCGGTTTTACCGGGAATTGTAATTGCCTTCTTGATTTCGGGACATCGCGAAAGCTTAAGCCTCTTAATTGGTGCAGCGGCCAGTGGGCTGTTGGCGACCTTTTTAATTGAACTCTTGCATCGCAAAGCCCGCTTACAAGAAGATGCCTCCATCGGCATTAGCTTTACCTGGCTTTTTGCCATTGGGGTATTGCTCATTAGTGCTTATACGGGCCAGGTAGATTTGGATCAGGAGTGTGTTCTCTACGGCGAAATTGCCTACGTTCCTTTAGATCAGATAAGCTTTGGAGGCTTGTGGACCGGGCCTCGTCCGGTATTGATATCCGCTACTTTGTTTGTGTTGACGCTTGCCTATATTATCATCTCATTTAAGGGCTTAAAGCTTCTTTCTTTTAATGAAGACCATGCGAAGTCCTTGGGGATACGCACTCAAGTTTGGCATTTCAGCTTTATGGCCATGGTTTCTTTGGTTACCGTATTGGCTTTTGAAATTGTAGGCGCCATTTTAATCGTTGCTTTATTGGTGGTGCCGGCAGCAACGGCCTTCCTTTGGACGCGATC
The Croceimicrobium hydrocarbonivorans genome window above contains:
- a CDS encoding metal ABC transporter permease; the encoded protein is MSIEAFYIILTGALVAASSALLGSFLVLRRMAMLGDAISHAVLPGIVIAFLISGHRESLSLLIGAAASGLLATFLIELLHRKARLQEDASIGISFTWLFAIGVLLISAYTGQVDLDQECVLYGEIAYVPLDQISFGGLWTGPRPVLISATLFVLTLAYIIISFKGLKLLSFNEDHAKSLGIRTQVWHFSFMAMVSLVTVLAFEIVGAILIVALLVVPAATAFLWTRSLVPMLILAVVLGIAASAGGYYLALGLNGSIAGAMVSVAGIFLAITVLLKVLVQKKA